The genomic window GCGGACATGACCGACCGATGCTTGGCCTGTGAGTGCTTTTAATTCCTCTTCATCTAACACTTCAGTCACCAAACCAAGGCCCTTGGACTGATTCAACGTCTTCCCATCAGAAACCACGACCCCAGCACCTTCTTGCCCTCGGTGCTGCAAACTATGAAGTCCGTAATAGGTCATATGAGCGGCTTGCTTATGACCATATACACCAAAGATGCCACATTCCTCGTTTAAGCCTTTGATTTCAGCAAGCATGGGATCGCTCCTTTCCAGAGTTGGGTTAAACGCTCAACCGATGCATTGATCATCTCTTGATCATTAAAAGAAATTTGCACTTTTCCAGTTGGTGTAACTTTTCCAATCAATTGAGCGTCCGGTACGATTTCTTCAAAAGATTTCTGCTGTTCTTTTGAAACTGTCACTAAAAATCTTGATTGTGTTTCGCTAAATAGTTCGACCTCATGTGTTCCACTCATATGAGCCTCTATTCCAAAGTCAGTGGTCATAACTTTTTCGGCTAATGCAACGGCCATTCCACCTTCAGAAATATCGTGAGCAGATTGGATCAAATCTTGTTGTATAGCATGTAACAGTTTAGACTGACGTTCTTTTTCAACCTTTAAATCGATCGATGGAGCTTTACCTGAGTATTCGCCAACTAATAACTTTTGTAGCTCACTTCCGCCGATCTCAGTAGAATTTTCACCAATTAGATAGACAAGATCTCCTGCCTGTTTAACATGTTGCGTCGTAATATGTTCAACATCATGTATCAGACCTACCATTCCAATCACAGGGGTCGGGTAAACACTCGTACCTTTCGTTTCGTTATACAACGAGACATTTCCACTGATTACTGGTGTAGATAACTGTTCGCAAGCTTTAGCCATTCCATCCGTCGTTTGCTCCATCGTCCAGAACACTTCTTCTTTATCAGGGTTACCGAAGTTCAATCCATCCGTCAGGGCGATCGGTTCTGCACCAGAACAAACTACATTTCTAGCAGCCTCAGCCACCACAATCTGACCACCCGTTAATGGATCGAGGTGGATATACCTTGAATTGCAGTCTGTCGTCATCGCTAGTGCTTTCTTTGTTCCACGGATCCGAAGTACCGCGGCATCTGATCCTGGTGTGACGACCGTATTCGTCTGAACCATATGGTCGTACTGATCGTAGACCCATTCTTTGCTAGCAATGGTCGGTGCTTGCAGTAACTGTTCTAAAATTTCTTCAGGGTTTTCAAGTTGTGGTAATACCACCTCTGTCTGCTGATTCATCACGAATTGCTCTGGTTGCTTTGAAGGTAGCTGATATACTGGAGCCTCTTCAGCAAGAGCATCCACCGGCACATCCGTAACCACTTCACCTTTATGAAGCAATCTGAACTGCTTTTCTTCTATGACAACTCCAACTTCAACCGCTTCAAGGTCAAATGGAGCGACGATATCTTTGATTTCTTGCTCGCGTCCTTTTTCAACAACGATAAGCATACGTTCCTGAGATTCCGAAAGCATCATTTCATAAGGCGCCATTCCTACCTCACGCTGTGGCACTTTGTCTAAATCCATTTCGATACCTGTGCCAGCCTTACTCGCCATCTCACTCGCTGAAGAAGTAAGTCCAGCAGCACCCATATCTTGCATACCGACGAGCGCGTCAGATTTGATCAATTTTAAACACGCTTCGATAAGTAGTTTTTCCATAAAAGGATCTCCTACTTGAACCGCCGGACGGTCCTCTGAAGATTCATCCGTCAATTCTTCTGATGCGAATGTGGCACCATGAATCCCGTCGCGGCCAGTAGCGGACCCTATGTACATGACCGTATTCCCGATCCCTTTCGCTTGCCCGACTTGAACGTCTTCGTGGTTAATCAGCCCAACACACATCGCATTGACTAAAGGATTGCCTTGATAACAATCGTCGAATTGAATTTCTCCTCCGACAGTAGGTACACCAACGCAATTACCATATCCAGCGATTCCTGCTACCACTTCTTCAAATAAATACTTTGTGCGTGGCGTTGTCAGTTCTCCAAAACGAAGTGAATTCAGTAATGCAATAGGACGTGCCCCCATGGAAAAAACGTCGCGGATAATTCCTCCGACACCCGTCGCAGCCCCTTGGTAGGGTTCAATCGCTGAAGGGTGATTATGACTTTCGATCTTAAAGACAACCGCTTGCTCGTCACCGATATCAACAACTCCCGCACCTTCTCCAGGTCCCTGTATCACTCGGGGACTTTTGGTAGGAAATTTCGAAAGTA from Halalkalibacillus sediminis includes these protein-coding regions:
- the purL gene encoding phosphoribosylformylglycinamidine synthase subunit PurL, encoding MSLLLEPSPQEVKDRKLYAEMGLTDDEFSTIEKLLGRTPNYTETGIFSVMWSEHCSYKKSKPLLSKFPTKSPRVIQGPGEGAGVVDIGDEQAVVFKIESHNHPSAIEPYQGAATGVGGIIRDVFSMGARPIALLNSLRFGELTTPRTKYLFEEVVAGIAGYGNCVGVPTVGGEIQFDDCYQGNPLVNAMCVGLINHEDVQVGQAKGIGNTVMYIGSATGRDGIHGATFASEELTDESSEDRPAVQVGDPFMEKLLIEACLKLIKSDALVGMQDMGAAGLTSSASEMASKAGTGIEMDLDKVPQREVGMAPYEMMLSESQERMLIVVEKGREQEIKDIVAPFDLEAVEVGVVIEEKQFRLLHKGEVVTDVPVDALAEEAPVYQLPSKQPEQFVMNQQTEVVLPQLENPEEILEQLLQAPTIASKEWVYDQYDHMVQTNTVVTPGSDAAVLRIRGTKKALAMTTDCNSRYIHLDPLTGGQIVVAEAARNVVCSGAEPIALTDGLNFGNPDKEEVFWTMEQTTDGMAKACEQLSTPVISGNVSLYNETKGTSVYPTPVIGMVGLIHDVEHITTQHVKQAGDLVYLIGENSTEIGGSELQKLLVGEYSGKAPSIDLKVEKERQSKLLHAIQQDLIQSAHDISEGGMAVALAEKVMTTDFGIEAHMSGTHEVELFSETQSRFLVTVSKEQQKSFEEIVPDAQLIGKVTPTGKVQISFNDQEMINASVERLTQLWKGAIPCLLKSKA